A genomic segment from Spinacia oleracea cultivar Varoflay chromosome 3, BTI_SOV_V1, whole genome shotgun sequence encodes:
- the LOC110782433 gene encoding uncharacterized protein isoform X1, with the protein MSDKKDERENSPRIIQKDERESSSTTPPTQKIRGPPPPPLFLPPSFDFEPVKRPRYAHQWKQQSPLGLQNPESSPSPSNPQAHLTSPESSSSPSPPVGHDLDPSKNEQKKQQQFRKGKYVSPVWKPHEMLWLAKAWRGQYQGGDDGGGGGSSGGGRGKTRAEKDREVAEFLNQHGVNRDAKTAGTKWDNMLGEFRKVYEWERGSEREQQVVGKSYFRLSPYERKIHRLPASFDEQVFDELSQFMGPKMRHSSSSSSLHINTSSSSSGFVHHHQQHHHLQTSLPPPHPFGRDESYPPPNMFSERTRQMQSYLMNNPRTNPLLGSSLDPHPSSSPLNVGISPTSTTSGGSPRVELRRIGRMRMTWEEWVTLWAEEGEYHNRGRVKIQGSSNLLNADHELFYFDDSMVASSLEAFEDGPLKGFSVDRFVPGQQLKVFGRRKQPLSPPPSTSSADFNERIPFAIAAEPSSRWEFQDPTEYYLGCLRSPPTTLPTLFELSWYIQEPPPEEFRLPLRKDIYRDLPHGKDLFFTTTTTTTTSNEPSLDCKSFTIDVLSSLIRSTPSITAATSSNRDSYISLWDDCINRVISKFCPFEMVFTRKELKKKQSSSSLECCRDQWPNLTGMVKNLCLWRGEEIDQLRDSQPFIDPSSTITQKITWTYNDLPYVLGYYAIGHNITFCALSPSSSSPSQITRTNLYSLDLTNPSERVKLLVPCWRIGILLASLAEKCMNNHRHRGSCSDYERIDFGDGNVVEMTAFTVTRYYPCKRSWQSAKEIYSVLDHRVVPHAEHMVSYDEDELTLMFKPRGVKTKPKNTEQLVLALKQVAKALVALHDLSFMHRNLSWENVLMVLDPGQSKSMSNGESDQSETECEWFVAGFEEAVGAPQINPYNNRVTAEKVAVGVAPEMGRGVHGVKVDVWGIGCLIKTSEVKSEGLVGKKLKELEEKCMGENPEQRPTAADCYHHLLQIQSSLSSAASTACC; encoded by the exons ATGAGTGACAagaaagatgagagagaaaattccCCACGTATTATTCAGAAAGATGAGAGagaatcatcatcaacaacaccaccaacccagaaaatcaggggacctcctcctcctcctctgtTTCTTCCTCCATCTTTTGATTTCGAACCAGTCAAACGTCCAAGATATGCTCATCAATGGAAGCAACAAAGCCCATTGGGCCTTCAAAACCCAGAATCAAGCCCATCCCCATCAAACCCACAAGCCCATTTAACCTCCCCTGAGTCATCTTCCTCACCTTCACCCCCAGTTGGACATGATCTTGATCCCAGCAAAAATGAACAGAAAAAACAACAACAGTTTAGAAAAGGGAAGTATGTGAGTCCAGTATGGAAACCCCATGAAATGCTTTGGCTAGCTAAAGCCTGGAGAGGTCAATACCAAGGTGGTGATGACGGCGGCGGTGGCGGTAGCAGTGGTGGTGGGAGGGGGAAGACAAGGGCTGAGAAAGACAGAGAAGTGGCAGAATTCTTAAACCAACATGGAGTAAATAGGGATGCGAAAACTGCAGGGACAAAGTGGGACAACATGTTGGGGGAATTCAGGAAGGTTTATGAATGGGAAAGAGGAAGTGAAAGAGAACAACAAGTTGTTGGGAAAAGCTATTTTAGACTTTCACCTTATGAAAGGAAGATTCATAGATTACCTGCTTCTTTTGATGAACAAGTTTTTGATGAATTGTCTCAATTTATGGGGCCTAAAATGAgacattcttcttcttcttcttctcttcaTATTAAtacttcatcttcttcctctggttttgttcatcatcatcaacaacatcatcatcttcaaacaTCTTTGCCACCTCCTCATCCTTTTGGTAGGGATGAGAGTTATCCACCCCCTAACATGTTTTCTG AAAGAACGAGGCAAATGCAATCATACTTGATGAACAACCCAAGAACCAACCCATTACTCGGGTCATCATTAGACCCGCATCCATCATCATCACCGTTAAACGTCGGAATATCTCCGACATCCACCACAAGCGGCGGCTCACCAAGGGTGGAGCTCCGCCGTATAGGGCGGATGAGGATGACATGGGAAGAATGGGTCACTCTATGGGCGGAGGAAGGTGAGTATCATAATAGAGGAAGAGTAAAAATACAAGGATCATCAAATTTGTTGAATGCAGATCATGAACTCTTTTACTTTGATGATTCAATGGTGGCTTCTTCTTTAGAAGCCTTTGAAGATGGGCCCCTTAAAGGTTTCTCCGTCGACCGGTTCGTCCCCGGCCAGCAGCTCAAGGTGTTTGGGAGGAGGAAACAACCACTATCGCCGCCGCCTTCCACCTCCTCCGCCG ATTTTAATGAGAGAATCCCCTTTGCAATTGCTGCTGAACCCTCTTCAAGAT gGGAATTCCAAGATCCTACAGAGTACTACCTAGGATGCCTAAGATCACCACCAACAACACTACCAACCTTATTCGAACTCTCATGGTACATACAAGAGCCACCACCGGAGGAATTCCGCCTCCCCCTTCGAAAGGACATATACCGCGATTTACCCCATGGAAAGGACCTCTtcttcaccaccaccaccaccaccaccacctcgaACGAGCCGTCACTAGACTGTAAATCCTTCACCATCGACGTCCTCAGCTCTCTCATCCGATCAACCCCGAGCATAACGGCCGCCACCTCGTCGAACCGGGACTCCTACATTTCCCTTTGGGATGATTGCATTAACCGAGTTATATCAAAGTTTTGCCCTTTTGAGATGGTCTTTACAAGAAAGGAACTAAAAAAGAAACAATCGTCTTCTTCTTTGGAATGTTGTAGAGATCAATGGCCGAATTTAACAGGAATGGTGAAGAATCTTTGTTTATGGAGAGGTGAAGAGATTGATCAACTTAGAGATTCACAACCTTTTATTGATCCTTCTTCAACAATTACACAAaaaatcacatggacttataaTGATCTTCCTTATGTGTTAGGGTACTATGCTATTGGACATAACATCACATTTTGTGCTTTAAGTCCATCTTCTTCTTCACCATCACAAATAACTCGAACCAATCTGTACTCACTAGACCTAACCAACCCTTCAGAGCGAGTCAAGTTGTTGGTCCCGTGTTGGAGGATCGGGATCTTATTAGCCTCATTAGCCGAGAAATGTATGAATAATCATCGTCATCGTGGAAGTTGCAGTGATTACGAAAGAATAGATTTCGGTGATGGTAACGTGGTCGAGATGACGGCGTTTACCGTGACAAGATACTACCCTTGTAAGAGGAGTTGGCAGTCGGCGAAGGAGATCTACTCGGTGCTAGACCACCGAGTCGTCCCCCACGCCGAACACATGGTCTCCTACGACGAGGACGAGCTAACACTAATGTTCAAACCGAGAGGGGTCAAGACAAAGCCGAAGAACACGGAACAACTCGTGTTAGCCCTAAAACAAGTAGCAAAAGCATTGGTTGCGTTACATGATTTAAGCTTCATGCATAGGAACTTATCATGGGAAAATGTACTTATGGTCTTAGACCCTGGTCAAAGTAAGAGCATGAGCAATGGTGAGTCTGATCAGTCTGAGACTGAGTGTGAGTGGTTTGTGGCGGGGTTTGAGGAGGCGGTGGGGGCGCCGCAGATAAACCCTTACAACAACCGTGTTACGGCGGAGAAGGTGGCGGTGGGGGTGGCGCCGGAGATGGGGAGGGGGGTGCATGGGGTGAAAGTGGATGTGTGGGGAATAGGGTGTTTGATAAAGACAAGTGAAGTGAAATCAGAAGGTTTAGTTGGAAAAAAGCTAAAAGAGTTAGAAGAAAAATGCATGGGAGAAAACCCAGAACAAAGACCAACAGCAGCTGACTGTTATCATCATCTGTTGCAGATTCAATCGTCGCTTTCTTCCGCCGCCTCTACCGCGTGCTGTTAA
- the LOC110782433 gene encoding uncharacterized protein isoform X2, translated as MSDKKDERENSPRIIQKDERESSSTTPPTQKIRGPPPPPLFLPPSFDFEPVKRPRYAHQWKQQSPLGLQNPESSPSPSNPQAHLTSPESSSSPSPPVGHDLDPSKNEQKKQQQFRKGKYVSPVWKPHEMLWLAKAWRGQYQGGDDGGGGGSSGGGRGKTRAEKDREVAEFLNQHGVNRDAKTAGTKWDNMLGEFRKVYEWERGSEREQQVVGKSYFRLSPYERKIHRLPASFDEQVFDELSQFMGPKMRHSSSSSSLHINTSSSSSGFVHHHQQHHHLQTSLPPPHPFGRDESYPPPNMFSERTRQMQSYLMNNPRTNPLLGSSLDPHPSSSPLNVGISPTSTTSGGSPRVELRRIGRMRMTWEEWVTLWAEEGEYHNRGRVKIQGSSNLLNADHELFYFDDSMVASSLEAFEDGPLKGFSVDRFVPGQQLKVFGRRKQPLSPPPSTSSAGEFQDPTEYYLGCLRSPPTTLPTLFELSWYIQEPPPEEFRLPLRKDIYRDLPHGKDLFFTTTTTTTTSNEPSLDCKSFTIDVLSSLIRSTPSITAATSSNRDSYISLWDDCINRVISKFCPFEMVFTRKELKKKQSSSSLECCRDQWPNLTGMVKNLCLWRGEEIDQLRDSQPFIDPSSTITQKITWTYNDLPYVLGYYAIGHNITFCALSPSSSSPSQITRTNLYSLDLTNPSERVKLLVPCWRIGILLASLAEKCMNNHRHRGSCSDYERIDFGDGNVVEMTAFTVTRYYPCKRSWQSAKEIYSVLDHRVVPHAEHMVSYDEDELTLMFKPRGVKTKPKNTEQLVLALKQVAKALVALHDLSFMHRNLSWENVLMVLDPGQSKSMSNGESDQSETECEWFVAGFEEAVGAPQINPYNNRVTAEKVAVGVAPEMGRGVHGVKVDVWGIGCLIKTSEVKSEGLVGKKLKELEEKCMGENPEQRPTAADCYHHLLQIQSSLSSAASTACC; from the exons ATGAGTGACAagaaagatgagagagaaaattccCCACGTATTATTCAGAAAGATGAGAGagaatcatcatcaacaacaccaccaacccagaaaatcaggggacctcctcctcctcctctgtTTCTTCCTCCATCTTTTGATTTCGAACCAGTCAAACGTCCAAGATATGCTCATCAATGGAAGCAACAAAGCCCATTGGGCCTTCAAAACCCAGAATCAAGCCCATCCCCATCAAACCCACAAGCCCATTTAACCTCCCCTGAGTCATCTTCCTCACCTTCACCCCCAGTTGGACATGATCTTGATCCCAGCAAAAATGAACAGAAAAAACAACAACAGTTTAGAAAAGGGAAGTATGTGAGTCCAGTATGGAAACCCCATGAAATGCTTTGGCTAGCTAAAGCCTGGAGAGGTCAATACCAAGGTGGTGATGACGGCGGCGGTGGCGGTAGCAGTGGTGGTGGGAGGGGGAAGACAAGGGCTGAGAAAGACAGAGAAGTGGCAGAATTCTTAAACCAACATGGAGTAAATAGGGATGCGAAAACTGCAGGGACAAAGTGGGACAACATGTTGGGGGAATTCAGGAAGGTTTATGAATGGGAAAGAGGAAGTGAAAGAGAACAACAAGTTGTTGGGAAAAGCTATTTTAGACTTTCACCTTATGAAAGGAAGATTCATAGATTACCTGCTTCTTTTGATGAACAAGTTTTTGATGAATTGTCTCAATTTATGGGGCCTAAAATGAgacattcttcttcttcttcttctcttcaTATTAAtacttcatcttcttcctctggttttgttcatcatcatcaacaacatcatcatcttcaaacaTCTTTGCCACCTCCTCATCCTTTTGGTAGGGATGAGAGTTATCCACCCCCTAACATGTTTTCTG AAAGAACGAGGCAAATGCAATCATACTTGATGAACAACCCAAGAACCAACCCATTACTCGGGTCATCATTAGACCCGCATCCATCATCATCACCGTTAAACGTCGGAATATCTCCGACATCCACCACAAGCGGCGGCTCACCAAGGGTGGAGCTCCGCCGTATAGGGCGGATGAGGATGACATGGGAAGAATGGGTCACTCTATGGGCGGAGGAAGGTGAGTATCATAATAGAGGAAGAGTAAAAATACAAGGATCATCAAATTTGTTGAATGCAGATCATGAACTCTTTTACTTTGATGATTCAATGGTGGCTTCTTCTTTAGAAGCCTTTGAAGATGGGCCCCTTAAAGGTTTCTCCGTCGACCGGTTCGTCCCCGGCCAGCAGCTCAAGGTGTTTGGGAGGAGGAAACAACCACTATCGCCGCCGCCTTCCACCTCCTCCGCCG gGGAATTCCAAGATCCTACAGAGTACTACCTAGGATGCCTAAGATCACCACCAACAACACTACCAACCTTATTCGAACTCTCATGGTACATACAAGAGCCACCACCGGAGGAATTCCGCCTCCCCCTTCGAAAGGACATATACCGCGATTTACCCCATGGAAAGGACCTCTtcttcaccaccaccaccaccaccaccacctcgaACGAGCCGTCACTAGACTGTAAATCCTTCACCATCGACGTCCTCAGCTCTCTCATCCGATCAACCCCGAGCATAACGGCCGCCACCTCGTCGAACCGGGACTCCTACATTTCCCTTTGGGATGATTGCATTAACCGAGTTATATCAAAGTTTTGCCCTTTTGAGATGGTCTTTACAAGAAAGGAACTAAAAAAGAAACAATCGTCTTCTTCTTTGGAATGTTGTAGAGATCAATGGCCGAATTTAACAGGAATGGTGAAGAATCTTTGTTTATGGAGAGGTGAAGAGATTGATCAACTTAGAGATTCACAACCTTTTATTGATCCTTCTTCAACAATTACACAAaaaatcacatggacttataaTGATCTTCCTTATGTGTTAGGGTACTATGCTATTGGACATAACATCACATTTTGTGCTTTAAGTCCATCTTCTTCTTCACCATCACAAATAACTCGAACCAATCTGTACTCACTAGACCTAACCAACCCTTCAGAGCGAGTCAAGTTGTTGGTCCCGTGTTGGAGGATCGGGATCTTATTAGCCTCATTAGCCGAGAAATGTATGAATAATCATCGTCATCGTGGAAGTTGCAGTGATTACGAAAGAATAGATTTCGGTGATGGTAACGTGGTCGAGATGACGGCGTTTACCGTGACAAGATACTACCCTTGTAAGAGGAGTTGGCAGTCGGCGAAGGAGATCTACTCGGTGCTAGACCACCGAGTCGTCCCCCACGCCGAACACATGGTCTCCTACGACGAGGACGAGCTAACACTAATGTTCAAACCGAGAGGGGTCAAGACAAAGCCGAAGAACACGGAACAACTCGTGTTAGCCCTAAAACAAGTAGCAAAAGCATTGGTTGCGTTACATGATTTAAGCTTCATGCATAGGAACTTATCATGGGAAAATGTACTTATGGTCTTAGACCCTGGTCAAAGTAAGAGCATGAGCAATGGTGAGTCTGATCAGTCTGAGACTGAGTGTGAGTGGTTTGTGGCGGGGTTTGAGGAGGCGGTGGGGGCGCCGCAGATAAACCCTTACAACAACCGTGTTACGGCGGAGAAGGTGGCGGTGGGGGTGGCGCCGGAGATGGGGAGGGGGGTGCATGGGGTGAAAGTGGATGTGTGGGGAATAGGGTGTTTGATAAAGACAAGTGAAGTGAAATCAGAAGGTTTAGTTGGAAAAAAGCTAAAAGAGTTAGAAGAAAAATGCATGGGAGAAAACCCAGAACAAAGACCAACAGCAGCTGACTGTTATCATCATCTGTTGCAGATTCAATCGTCGCTTTCTTCCGCCGCCTCTACCGCGTGCTGTTAA